From a single Hypomesus transpacificus isolate Combined female chromosome 14, fHypTra1, whole genome shotgun sequence genomic region:
- the LOC124477085 gene encoding solute carrier family 45 member 3: protein MPGWRSQWRLVLLNSLTCGLEICVAAGITYVPPLLLEAGVEEQYMTMVLGIGPVLGLLFIPLIGSASDQCNSSYGRRRPFIWLLSLGVLLALLIIPHADFLAAHFSWGGRSLQVGFLILGVGLLDFCGQVCFTPLEALLSDLYRDEEDCSQAFAMFSFMVSLGGCVGYLLPALDWSRGLLSVYLGGQADCLFFLLILIFITSVLITMKVSQEEEAAAAVGSRPATAVAAILDPGPSDSARCMPRSCCHMLKCKLRLLKWGPLLCLVRSCWSMTPAIYRSYCHVPFVMRRLCASQLCSWMAVMSFMLFYTDFVGEGLYEGVPSALPGTASRQRYDEGIRVGSLGLFLQCATSTFFSLVMSRLVRRFGSRQVYLSSMVSFTASTLVICLSKSVVLVTLMSALTGYAYATLQTLPYTLTCYYHKEKEVYMPKKKNKNGLKNGISIQRDTVHLTSMDEEEGLNHKLGGNGHVFSDYSTPLHGQNGSSHSIAGPEAEEAEVGEKRGVGLDFAILDSTFLLSQVFPTLFMGMLVQFTASVTTYMASSAIFGAIAIYLANHIVFDQKDLKS from the exons ATGCCTGGATGGAGGTCTCAGTGGCGTCTGGTCCTGCTGAACTCCCTGACCTGTGGCCTGGAGATCTGTGTAGCGGCTGGCATCACCTACGtgccccctctcctgctggAAGCGGGGGTGGAGGAACAATACATGACTATGGTGCTAG GTATCGGCCCAGTGCTGGGTCTGTTATTCATACCTCTGATTGGCTCGGCCAGTGACCAGTGCAACAGCAGCTACGGCCGGCGTCGCCCCTTCATCTGGCTTCTGTCCCTGGGTGTGCTGCTAGCGCTGCTCATCATCCCCCACGCCGACTTCCTCGCTGCCCACTTCTCCTGGGGGGGGCGCTCCCTCCAGGTGGGCTTCCTCATCCTGGGAGTGGGTCTGCTGGACTTCTGCGGCCAG GTGTGCTTCACGCCTCTGGAAGCGTTGCTGTCGGACCTGTACCGGGACGAGGAGGACTGCAGCCAGGCGTTCGCCATGTTCTCCTTCATGGTGAGcctgggggggtgtgtgggatACCTCCTCCCCGCCCTCGACTGGAGCCGCGGCCTGCTGTCCGTCTACCTGGGAGGCCAGGCCGActgcctcttcttcctcctcatcctcatcttcatcacCAGCGTGCTTATCACCATGAAGGTGTcgcaggaagaggaggcggcggcggcggtCGGCAGCAGGCCGGCGACGGcggtggcggccatcttggaccCGGGGCCCTCGGACTCGGCGCGCTGCATGCCGCGGTCCTGCTGCCACATGCTGAAGTGCAAGCTCCGCCTCCTGAAGTGGGGGCCCCTGCTGTGTCTGGTCAGGAGCTGCTGGTCCATGACGCCCGCCATCTACCGCAGCTACTGCCACGTGCCGTTCGTCATGCGACGCCTGTGTGCCTCGCAGCTGTGCAGCTGGATGGCCGTCATGTCTTTCATGCTCTTCTACACAGACTTCGTAGGGGAGGGCTTGTACGAAGGCGTGCCCAGTGCACTCCCAGGGACCGCTTCCAGGCAGCGCTACGACGAAG GTATCCGTGTGGGCAGCCTGGGCCTGTTCCTCCAGTGTGCTACATCAACCTTCTTCTCCCTGGTCATGAGTCGACTGGTCCGTCGGTTTGGTTCTCGCCAGGTCTACCTGAGCAGTATGGTGAGCTTCACGGCGTCCACCCTGGTCATCTGCCTGTCGAAGAGCGTGGTGCTCGTCACCCTCATGTCAGCCCTGACCGGCTATGCCTACGCTACCCTGCAGACGCTGCCATACACCCTCACCTGCTACTACCACAAGGAGAAGGAG GTTTATAtgccaaaaaagaaaaacaaaaatgggCTTAAAAATGGCATTTCAATACAGAGAGACACTGTGCATTTGACCTCCATGGATGAAGAGGAAGGGTTGAACCACAAACTAGGAGGCAACGGCCACGTCTTTTCCGACTACTCCACCCCTCTGCACGGCCAGAATGGTTCGTCCCACAGCATCGCCGGCCCTGAGGCGGAGGAAGCGGAGGTGGGGGAGAAACGTGGCGTGGGCCTTGACTTTGCCATATTAGACAgcaccttcctcctctctcaggtCTTCCCCACCCTGTTCATGGGCATGCTCGTCCAGTTCACTGCCTCTGTCACCACCTACATGGCCAGCTCGGCCATCTTCGGTGCCATCGCCATCTATCTGGCCAATCATATCGTCTTTGACCAAAAAGACCTcaagagctga